The Burkholderia cepacia ATCC 25416 genome includes a window with the following:
- a CDS encoding ABC transporter substrate-binding protein yields the protein MTRTAAPAPANAHDTRDTHDDKRRKLLRAAGAAALAAPAITLGRKAWSAPPLKKLTFAWNQNAFCLTPIVVAQERGFFEKNGLKVELINYSGSTDQLLESIATGKADAAVGMIHRWLKPLEAGFDVKIIGSSHGGCVRLLGSKAAGVTTLQALKGKTVGVSDLAAPGKHFFSILLAKNGIDPERDITWRQYPADLLGVAVDKGEIHAIADGDPNLYLLEKRSNGAYTELATNLSGEYARKVCCVIGARGDLVRNDRPSAAALARSIVQATEFTHDNPNEAAKVFAKYSPKISPEDLRKLYATLTYTHHPTNVDLQQEIAFYADDFRRISVLKKSTDPQRFAQQVYANVLG from the coding sequence ATGACCCGAACCGCCGCACCCGCGCCCGCCAATGCACACGACACGCGCGACACGCACGACGACAAACGCCGCAAGCTGCTGCGCGCGGCCGGCGCCGCCGCGCTCGCCGCGCCCGCGATCACGCTTGGCCGCAAGGCCTGGTCCGCGCCGCCGCTGAAGAAGCTCACGTTCGCGTGGAACCAGAACGCGTTCTGCCTGACGCCGATCGTCGTCGCGCAGGAGCGCGGCTTCTTCGAGAAGAACGGCCTGAAGGTCGAACTGATCAACTACAGCGGCTCGACCGACCAGTTGCTCGAATCGATCGCGACCGGCAAGGCCGATGCGGCGGTCGGGATGATCCACCGCTGGCTGAAGCCGCTCGAAGCCGGTTTCGACGTGAAGATCATCGGCAGCTCGCACGGCGGCTGCGTGCGGCTGCTCGGCTCGAAGGCGGCCGGCGTCACGACGCTGCAGGCGCTGAAGGGCAAGACGGTCGGCGTCAGCGACCTGGCCGCGCCCGGCAAGCATTTCTTCTCGATCCTGCTCGCGAAGAACGGGATCGATCCCGAGCGCGACATCACGTGGCGGCAGTATCCGGCCGACCTGCTCGGCGTCGCGGTCGACAAGGGCGAGATCCACGCGATCGCCGACGGCGACCCGAACCTCTACCTGCTCGAAAAGCGCAGCAACGGCGCGTACACGGAACTCGCCACGAACCTGTCAGGCGAATACGCACGCAAGGTGTGCTGCGTGATCGGCGCGCGCGGCGACCTGGTGCGCAACGACCGGCCGTCCGCCGCCGCACTCGCACGCTCGATCGTGCAGGCCACCGAGTTCACGCACGACAACCCGAACGAAGCCGCGAAGGTGTTCGCGAAGTATTCGCCGAAGATCAGCCCCGAGGACCTGCGCAAGCTGTACGCGACGCTCACCTACACGCACCACCCGACCAACGTCGACCTGCAGCAGGAAATCGCGTTCTATGCGGACGATTTCCGCCGCATCAGCGTGCTGAAGAAGAGCACCGACCCGCAGCGCTTCGCGCAGCAGGTCTATGCGAACGTGCTCGGGTGA
- a CDS encoding LLM class flavin-dependent oxidoreductase — MSVEFIGMIQSQKQSEIHPPSGPVVDPGYVRDFARAHETAGFDRILVPHHSTGPSATLTIAFAAAATERIHFMLAHRPGFTAPTLAARQIATLDQFSRGRLAVHFISGGSDSEQQRDGDFLDHDARYARTDEYLGILRRIWTEAQPFDHDGAHYRFKQGFSEVKPFQQPHVPIYFGGASEAALAVAGKHADVYALWGESLDQVRDLTTRVRAETAKHGRQVRFSVSFRPILAATEDEAWARAHRILDETRRLREAAGLGAGGPQQSEGARRLLAAAERGSRVDKRLWTEIASLTGARSNSTALVGTPEQVADALLDYYDLGVTTFLIRGFDPLEDAIDYGRELIPRVRGAVAARDAARRAA; from the coding sequence ATGAGCGTCGAATTCATCGGCATGATCCAGAGCCAGAAGCAGTCGGAAATCCACCCGCCGTCCGGCCCCGTGGTCGATCCCGGCTACGTGCGCGACTTTGCCCGCGCCCACGAGACGGCCGGCTTCGACCGGATCCTCGTGCCGCATCACTCGACCGGCCCGTCGGCGACGCTGACGATCGCGTTCGCGGCGGCCGCGACCGAGCGCATCCACTTCATGCTCGCGCATCGCCCGGGCTTCACCGCGCCGACGCTCGCCGCGCGGCAGATCGCGACACTCGACCAGTTCAGCCGCGGCCGGCTCGCCGTGCACTTCATCTCCGGCGGCTCGGACAGCGAGCAGCAGCGCGACGGCGATTTCCTCGACCATGACGCGCGTTATGCGCGCACCGACGAGTACCTCGGCATCCTGCGGCGGATCTGGACCGAAGCGCAGCCGTTCGATCACGACGGCGCGCATTACCGGTTCAAACAGGGGTTTTCGGAAGTGAAGCCGTTCCAGCAGCCGCATGTGCCGATCTATTTCGGCGGCGCATCGGAAGCCGCGCTCGCCGTGGCCGGCAAGCACGCGGACGTCTACGCGCTGTGGGGCGAATCGCTCGACCAGGTGCGCGACCTGACGACCCGGGTGCGCGCCGAAACCGCGAAGCACGGCCGGCAGGTGCGTTTCTCCGTGTCGTTCCGCCCGATCCTCGCCGCGACCGAGGACGAAGCGTGGGCGCGCGCGCATCGCATCCTCGACGAAACACGCCGGCTGCGCGAAGCGGCCGGCCTGGGCGCCGGCGGCCCGCAGCAAAGCGAAGGCGCGCGCCGCCTGCTGGCCGCGGCCGAACGCGGCTCGCGCGTCGACAAGCGGCTGTGGACCGAGATCGCCAGCCTCACCGGCGCGCGTTCGAATTCGACGGCGCTGGTCGGCACGCCCGAACAGGTCGCCGACGCGCTGCTCGACTACTACGACCTCGGCGTCACGACGTTCCTGATCCGCGGCTTCGATCCGCTGGAAGACGCGATCGACTACGGCCGCGAACTGATTCCGCGCGTGCGCGGCGCCGTCGCCGCACGCGACGCGGCGCGCCGCGCGGCCTGA
- a CDS encoding ABC transporter permease, translated as MSTIEHASTARTAPSPAGGAPASAASARVACTACEATLAAEARRARTWPTGIAAALAWAALGALTQLWPNRIVGFSDWAYTDTFGTAAWTIAALLLAAATLGHLVATTRTRLARVRPAGPWLVALPLVLAAWEIVTAKTGWLPTPFFAPPQALIEVYVDDWPRLLGSAGNTLKLLALGFAYGVAVGFAVGVSIGWSRRIGYWVHPVLRVLGPVPATALLPLTFYFFPSSYSAAAFLIALATGFPVAVLTWSGVASVNKQYYDVARTLGANARFLVLRVAIPAALPHVFVGIFMGLSASFTVLVVAEMMGVKSGLGWYLSWAQGWASYVNMYAALIVMALLFSGLIALLFAVRDRVLAWQKGTVKW; from the coding sequence ATGTCGACGATCGAACACGCCTCCACCGCGCGCACCGCACCGTCACCGGCCGGCGGTGCGCCTGCTTCCGCTGCTTCCGCACGCGTGGCCTGCACGGCCTGCGAAGCGACGCTTGCGGCCGAAGCGCGCCGCGCGCGCACCTGGCCGACCGGCATCGCCGCCGCGCTCGCCTGGGCCGCGCTCGGCGCCCTCACGCAGCTGTGGCCGAACCGCATCGTCGGCTTCAGCGACTGGGCGTACACGGACACGTTCGGCACGGCCGCGTGGACGATCGCCGCGTTGCTGCTCGCCGCCGCGACGCTCGGCCATCTCGTCGCCACGACGCGCACGCGGCTCGCGCGCGTGCGCCCGGCCGGCCCGTGGCTCGTCGCGCTGCCGCTCGTGCTCGCCGCGTGGGAAATCGTCACCGCGAAAACCGGCTGGCTGCCGACGCCGTTCTTCGCGCCGCCGCAGGCACTGATCGAGGTCTACGTCGACGACTGGCCGCGCCTGCTCGGCAGCGCCGGCAACACGCTGAAGCTGCTCGCGCTCGGCTTTGCCTACGGCGTCGCGGTCGGTTTCGCGGTCGGCGTGTCGATCGGCTGGTCGCGCCGGATCGGCTACTGGGTGCATCCGGTGCTGCGCGTGCTCGGCCCCGTGCCGGCCACCGCGCTGTTGCCGCTCACGTTCTACTTCTTCCCGTCGAGCTATTCCGCCGCCGCGTTCCTGATCGCGCTCGCCACCGGCTTCCCGGTCGCGGTGCTGACGTGGTCGGGCGTCGCGAGCGTCAACAAGCAGTATTACGACGTCGCGCGCACGCTCGGCGCGAACGCGCGCTTCCTCGTGCTGCGCGTCGCGATTCCGGCCGCGCTGCCGCACGTGTTCGTCGGCATCTTCATGGGGCTGAGCGCGTCGTTCACGGTGCTGGTCGTCGCCGAGATGATGGGCGTCAAGTCCGGGCTCGGCTGGTACCTGAGCTGGGCGCAGGGCTGGGCCTCGTACGTGAACATGTATGCGGCGCTGATCGTGATGGCGCTGCTGTTTTCCGGGCTGATCGCGCTGCTGTTCGCGGTGCGCGACCGCGTGCTCGCGTGGCAGAAAGGAACCGTCAAATGGTGA
- a CDS encoding glycerophosphodiester phosphodiesterase: MLFKRPTSLRYVPFACAAAFLLAACGGDDDVASDPTQPISAKIQVVGHRGASALRPEHTLASYRKAIEDGADVIEPDLVSTRDGVLVARHENEISGTTNVSALPQFANRKATKTIDGTELTGWFTEDFTLAELKTLRARERIPQVRPANTAYNDQFEIPTFDEIVALAKQMSAQTGRTIHLYPETKHPTYFQSIGLPLEDRLVDALLKDAYTARTATVYIQSFEVANLKAIRNRIKSSQPNWKLVQLMDEAGQRPYDFVKANDKRTYGDLSTRDGMREVATYANGVGPYKTSIIAVAADGTLQQPTQYVRYAHEAGLVVHPYTFRPENNFLPASLKDGGTPAARNTAGSVREIQAYLRAGIDGFFTDDPAVGRTAVDTFKR; encoded by the coding sequence ATGCTCTTCAAGCGCCCGACCTCCCTGCGCTACGTCCCGTTCGCCTGTGCCGCCGCATTCCTGCTCGCCGCGTGCGGCGGCGACGACGACGTCGCGTCCGATCCCACCCAGCCGATTTCCGCGAAGATCCAGGTGGTCGGCCATCGCGGCGCGAGCGCGCTGCGCCCCGAACACACGCTGGCGTCGTACCGCAAGGCGATCGAGGATGGCGCGGACGTGATCGAGCCCGATCTCGTGTCGACGCGCGACGGCGTGCTCGTCGCGCGCCACGAGAACGAGATCTCGGGCACGACGAACGTGTCCGCACTGCCGCAGTTCGCGAACCGCAAGGCGACCAAGACGATCGACGGCACGGAGCTGACGGGCTGGTTCACCGAGGATTTCACGCTCGCCGAACTGAAGACGCTGCGCGCCCGCGAGCGCATTCCGCAGGTCCGCCCCGCGAACACCGCGTACAACGACCAGTTCGAGATTCCGACGTTCGACGAAATCGTCGCGCTCGCGAAGCAGATGTCCGCACAGACCGGCCGCACGATCCACCTGTATCCGGAAACCAAGCACCCGACCTACTTCCAGTCGATCGGCCTGCCGCTCGAGGACCGCCTCGTCGATGCCCTGCTGAAGGATGCGTACACGGCCCGCACCGCGACCGTCTACATCCAGTCGTTCGAGGTCGCGAACCTGAAGGCGATCCGCAACCGGATCAAGTCGAGCCAGCCGAACTGGAAGCTCGTGCAGCTGATGGACGAAGCCGGCCAGCGCCCGTACGACTTCGTGAAGGCGAACGACAAGCGCACCTACGGCGACCTGTCGACGCGCGACGGCATGCGCGAGGTCGCGACCTATGCGAACGGCGTCGGCCCGTACAAGACGTCGATCATCGCGGTCGCCGCGGACGGCACGCTGCAGCAGCCGACGCAGTACGTGCGCTACGCGCACGAGGCCGGCCTCGTCGTGCATCCGTACACGTTCCGCCCGGAGAACAACTTCCTGCCCGCGTCGCTGAAGGACGGCGGCACGCCGGCCGCGCGCAACACGGCAGGCTCGGTGCGCGAGATCCAGGCGTACCTGCGCGCGGGCATCGACGGCTTCTTCACCGACGATCCTGCCGTCGGCCGCACGGCCGTCGATACGTTCAAGCGCTGA
- a CDS encoding cysteine dioxygenase, producing the protein MSTLSLHQTPLRPFVDGLGALLASGADEARILDEGGALLAALVEHDDWLPDAFAQPDPARYRQYLLHLDPDERFSVVSFVWGPGQTTPIHNHTVWGLIGMLRGGEFSQPYRFDAAGRPVPSGEAVRLAPGEIEAVSPRIGDVHRVTNAFADQVSISIHVYGANIGKVERAVYLDDGTVKPFVSGYSNA; encoded by the coding sequence ATGAGTACGCTTTCGTTGCATCAGACGCCGCTGCGTCCGTTCGTCGACGGTCTGGGCGCGCTGCTCGCGTCCGGCGCGGACGAGGCGCGCATCCTCGACGAGGGCGGTGCGCTGCTCGCCGCGCTTGTCGAACACGACGACTGGTTGCCCGACGCGTTCGCGCAGCCCGACCCCGCGCGCTATCGGCAATACCTGCTGCATCTCGACCCGGACGAGCGGTTCTCGGTCGTCAGCTTCGTGTGGGGCCCCGGCCAGACGACGCCGATCCACAATCACACGGTGTGGGGGCTGATCGGGATGCTGCGCGGCGGCGAATTCTCGCAGCCGTACCGGTTCGACGCAGCGGGCCGGCCGGTGCCGTCCGGCGAAGCCGTGCGGCTCGCGCCGGGCGAGATCGAGGCCGTGTCGCCGCGCATCGGCGACGTCCATCGCGTGACCAACGCGTTCGCCGATCAGGTATCGATCAGCATCCACGTGTACGGCGCGAACATCGGCAAGGTCGAGCGCGCGGTGTACCTGGACGACGGCACCGTGAAACCCTTCGTGTCCGGCTATTCGAACGCCTGA
- a CDS encoding acyl-CoA dehydrogenase family protein, whose translation MSASLAASSPSPQPPALRLLPTDDADDARVAALLERLAPELAADAARNDVDGRFPHENFARLHRAGLIAQVVPREHGGAGATLAQASRIVAAVARADPATALVLTMTYLQHRALGRADNRWPAQVRRAVFDSAVTHGALINALRVEPALGSPSRGGLPETVARRDGDGWRLSGHKLYSTGIPALRWLAVWARTDEPAPRVGVFLVPRDRGADGDRIRVIESWNHLGLRASGSHEVVFDDVRLPADHAVDVRAPDAWAVSAATHADADAQADQQAWMVALLGSLYDAVARASRDWVVEFATTRAPSGLGAPLATLPRVQEAVGEIEGWLHANRVLLDDHVARTDAGHAPPVTTSGLVKRTVTEHAIRAVEQALKLSGNHGLSRANPLERHYRDVLCSRVHTPQDDAIAVAAGRAVLDAASRVEAKSAAKGKASGETETGGASVNEIGRGRSDA comes from the coding sequence ATGTCCGCCAGCCTTGCCGCTTCCTCGCCGTCGCCGCAGCCGCCCGCGCTGCGCCTCCTGCCCACCGACGATGCCGACGACGCACGCGTCGCCGCGCTGCTCGAGCGCCTCGCGCCGGAACTTGCCGCCGATGCGGCGCGCAACGACGTCGATGGCCGCTTTCCGCACGAGAACTTCGCGCGGCTGCATCGCGCGGGGCTGATCGCGCAGGTCGTGCCGCGCGAGCATGGCGGCGCCGGTGCGACGCTTGCGCAGGCGAGCCGGATCGTCGCCGCCGTCGCGCGGGCCGATCCGGCCACCGCGCTGGTGCTGACGATGACCTATCTGCAACATCGCGCGCTCGGCCGGGCCGACAACCGCTGGCCCGCACAGGTGCGGCGCGCGGTGTTCGACAGCGCGGTCACGCACGGTGCGCTGATCAACGCGCTGCGGGTCGAGCCCGCGCTCGGTTCGCCGTCGCGCGGCGGCCTCCCGGAAACCGTTGCCCGGCGCGACGGCGACGGCTGGCGGCTGTCCGGCCACAAGCTGTACAGCACCGGGATTCCGGCGCTGCGCTGGCTGGCCGTGTGGGCGCGCACCGACGAACCGGCGCCGCGCGTCGGCGTGTTTCTCGTGCCGCGCGACCGCGGTGCGGATGGCGATCGCATCCGCGTGATCGAAAGCTGGAATCACCTCGGCCTGCGTGCGTCGGGCAGCCACGAGGTCGTGTTCGACGACGTCCGGCTGCCGGCCGATCACGCGGTCGACGTGCGCGCACCGGACGCATGGGCCGTGTCGGCCGCGACCCACGCGGATGCCGACGCGCAGGCCGACCAGCAGGCGTGGATGGTCGCGCTGCTCGGCAGCCTGTACGACGCGGTGGCGCGTGCGTCGCGCGACTGGGTGGTTGAATTCGCGACGACGCGTGCGCCGAGCGGGCTGGGCGCACCGCTCGCGACGCTGCCGCGCGTGCAGGAAGCGGTCGGCGAAATCGAGGGCTGGCTGCACGCGAACCGCGTGCTGCTCGACGATCACGTCGCGCGCACCGACGCGGGTCATGCGCCGCCGGTCACGACGAGCGGACTGGTCAAGCGCACCGTGACCGAGCACGCGATCCGTGCGGTCGAGCAGGCGCTGAAGCTGTCGGGCAATCACGGGCTGAGCCGCGCCAATCCGCTCGAACGCCACTATCGCGACGTGCTGTGCAGCCGCGTGCATACGCCGCAGGACGACGCGATCGCGGTGGCGGCGGGGCGTGCGGTGCTCGACGCAGCGAGCCGGGTTGAAGCGAAGAGCGCAGCGAAGGGCAAAGCGAGCGGCGAGACGGAAACGGGCGGGGCGTCGGTCAACGAGATCGGGCGCGGCCGCAGCGATGCGTGA
- a CDS encoding class II aldolase/adducin family protein — MSAVPSTLERTASGLALAASPRQHFWFDPPAPRIDVAAERRHRQERLAAAFRLFARFGFAQGLAGHITARDPELPDHFWVNPLGVHFSQIKVSDLLLVNARGETAIGSRPLNKAAFAIHAAIHDAHPHIVAAAHTHSTYGKAWSTLGRPLDPLTQDACVFYEDHALFDDFTGMVVDTSEGARIADALAKPDGTTHKGAILKNHGILTAGPTVEAAAWWYIALDNAAHTQLLAEAAGTPQPIDHATARHTHGQIGGPEGALHAFDSLFARVVADEPDLLD; from the coding sequence ATGTCCGCCGTTCCGTCCACACTCGAACGCACTGCGTCGGGCCTCGCGCTCGCCGCGTCGCCGCGCCAGCATTTCTGGTTCGATCCCCCCGCGCCGCGCATCGACGTCGCCGCCGAGCGCCGTCACCGTCAGGAGCGGCTCGCGGCCGCGTTCCGCCTGTTCGCCCGCTTCGGCTTCGCACAGGGGCTCGCCGGCCACATCACCGCGCGCGACCCCGAACTGCCCGACCACTTCTGGGTGAATCCGCTCGGCGTGCATTTCTCGCAGATCAAGGTGTCCGACCTGCTGCTCGTCAACGCGCGCGGCGAAACCGCGATCGGTTCCCGACCGCTGAACAAGGCCGCGTTCGCGATCCATGCGGCCATCCACGATGCGCATCCGCACATCGTCGCCGCCGCGCATACGCATTCGACGTACGGCAAGGCGTGGTCGACGCTCGGCCGCCCGCTCGATCCGCTCACGCAGGACGCGTGCGTGTTCTATGAAGACCACGCGCTGTTCGACGACTTCACGGGGATGGTCGTCGACACGAGCGAAGGCGCACGGATCGCCGATGCGCTTGCGAAACCGGACGGCACCACGCACAAGGGCGCGATCCTGAAGAACCACGGAATCCTGACCGCCGGCCCGACGGTCGAGGCCGCCGCATGGTGGTACATCGCGCTCGACAACGCCGCGCACACGCAGTTGCTGGCCGAGGCGGCCGGCACGCCGCAACCGATCGATCACGCCACCGCGCGCCACACGCACGGCCAGATCGGCGGCCCCGAAGGCGCGCTGCATGCGTTCGACAGCCTGTTCGCGCGCGTCGTCGCCGACGAACCCGACCTGCTCGACTGA
- a CDS encoding ABC transporter ATP-binding protein, whose protein sequence is MVNAAVLESSAAPAASPAVTAPRGARIDIRRVSHAFDGPGGPLPVLDDVTLSVAAGEFVALLGPSGCGKSTLLRLVAGLDAARQGGIAQDGVPIEQPDPSRIVVFQDPTLYPWRRVRANVALGLEARGVARASQHRVDDALARVGLQEFSNVFPHQLSGGMAQRVALARALVNDPRLLILDEPLGKLDSLTRLTMQAELTALWQRDGFSALLVTHDVEEALFLAQRVIVFGPRPARIVAELRVDLPYPRHRGDPRLAELRHDALRHLGLDASW, encoded by the coding sequence ATGGTGAACGCCGCCGTACTCGAATCGTCCGCTGCGCCAGCCGCGTCGCCTGCCGTCACGGCGCCGCGCGGCGCGCGCATCGACATCCGCCGCGTGAGCCATGCGTTCGACGGCCCCGGCGGCCCGCTGCCCGTGCTCGACGACGTCACGCTGTCGGTCGCGGCCGGCGAATTCGTCGCGCTGCTCGGCCCGAGCGGCTGCGGGAAATCGACGCTGCTGCGCCTCGTCGCGGGCCTCGACGCCGCGCGGCAAGGCGGAATCGCGCAGGACGGCGTGCCGATCGAGCAACCCGATCCGTCGCGCATCGTCGTGTTCCAGGACCCGACGCTGTACCCGTGGCGGCGGGTGCGCGCGAACGTCGCGCTCGGCCTCGAGGCGCGCGGCGTGGCGCGCGCGTCGCAGCATCGCGTCGACGATGCGCTCGCGCGCGTCGGCCTGCAGGAATTCTCGAACGTGTTCCCGCATCAGCTGTCCGGCGGGATGGCGCAGCGGGTCGCACTGGCCCGCGCGCTCGTCAACGATCCGCGCCTGCTGATTCTCGACGAGCCGCTCGGCAAGCTCGATTCGCTCACCCGGCTCACGATGCAGGCCGAACTCACCGCGCTGTGGCAACGCGACGGTTTCTCTGCATTGCTCGTCACGCACGATGTCGAGGAAGCGCTGTTCCTCGCGCAGCGCGTGATCGTGTTCGGGCCGCGTCCCGCACGGATCGTCGCCGAGTTGCGCGTCGACCTGCCCTATCCGCGCCATCGCGGCGACCCGCGCCTCGCCGAGCTGCGTCACGACGCGTTGCGGCATCTCGGGCTCGATGCGAGCTGGTAG
- a CDS encoding LysR family transcriptional regulator → MMPNMMDRHDAPERPCRTNMKISDIDAFAAVVRCQTLSQAAAELGMTQPAITRRVQNLEEALGVTLLDRNTKPPRPTDIGRQVFEQCRAILREVDALRELTAGEQPPAGEFRIGLTQGLGELMLPALISELAAQWPALATQVTTAWGGMLVERVARRELDAALVFLAREMVLPAQVDGERLLATRLVAVGRKGDWPRRSYRLADCHAHGWVLNPDGCGFRAGLRRALDAQGLPMPVTLDTYGRDLQLQSVANGFGIGLMPLPLVEGSPLRDALDIVPLADFKPHIDLWLLRRHDAARFGAPLAAVAAHARAAFALPEQAHDQAA, encoded by the coding sequence ATGATGCCGAATATGATGGATCGTCATGATGCACCTGAAAGACCATGCAGAACAAACATGAAAATTAGCGATATCGACGCTTTTGCAGCGGTTGTCCGCTGCCAGACCCTGAGCCAGGCCGCGGCCGAGCTCGGGATGACGCAGCCCGCGATCACGCGGCGCGTCCAGAATCTCGAGGAAGCGCTCGGCGTGACCCTGCTCGATCGCAACACGAAGCCGCCGCGACCGACCGACATCGGCCGGCAGGTCTTCGAGCAGTGTCGCGCGATCCTGCGCGAAGTCGATGCGCTGCGCGAGCTGACGGCCGGCGAGCAGCCGCCCGCCGGCGAGTTCCGGATCGGGCTCACGCAGGGCCTCGGCGAACTGATGCTCCCCGCGCTGATATCGGAACTGGCCGCGCAGTGGCCCGCGCTCGCGACGCAGGTCACGACCGCGTGGGGCGGCATGCTCGTCGAGCGCGTCGCCCGCCGCGAACTCGATGCGGCGCTCGTGTTCCTCGCGCGCGAGATGGTGCTGCCGGCACAGGTCGACGGCGAACGGCTGCTGGCCACGCGGCTCGTCGCGGTCGGCCGCAAGGGTGACTGGCCGCGCCGCAGCTACCGGCTCGCCGATTGCCACGCTCATGGCTGGGTGCTCAATCCCGACGGTTGCGGCTTTCGTGCGGGCCTGCGGCGCGCGCTCGACGCGCAGGGCCTGCCGATGCCGGTCACGCTCGACACCTACGGCCGCGACCTGCAACTGCAGAGCGTCGCGAACGGCTTCGGCATCGGGCTGATGCCGCTGCCGCTCGTCGAAGGCAGCCCGCTGCGCGACGCGCTCGACATCGTGCCGCTCGCCGATTTCAAGCCGCACATCGATCTGTGGTTGCTGCGCCGGCACGATGCGGCCCGCTTCGGCGCGCCGCTCGCGGCCGTCGCCGCGCATGCGCGTGCGGCATTCGCGCTGCCCGAGCAGGCGCACGACCAGGCTGCGTGA
- a CDS encoding rhodanese-related sulfurtransferase, with amino-acid sequence MTHSADSTSRFPVASYQDVRARLLARDEIALIDVREEDPYAQGHPLWAANFPLSKLELDAWTRIPRRDTPIVVFGEAGGEDLAPRAAEKLAQLGYTDVRLLDGGLAGWLAAGGELFIDVNVPSKSFGEWVEAERHTPSLSAQEVQALIDAQADVVIVDARRFDEYQTMNIPTSTSVPGAELVLRVRALAPNPATQVVVNCAGRTRSIIGTQSLVNAGLPNPVAALRNGTIGWTLAGQTLERGAARRFPDDIDATQRDEARRAARAVAERAGVPRIALADVAALDEPGRTLYRFDVRTPEEYEAGHLPGFLSTPGGQLVQETDHHAAVRGARIVLADDDGVRADMTASWLAQMGWDVRVVEPAGAAAFGERGQPPRDVPATPAVTEVSPATLAGWLKEAAPGELAIVDVTASANYVKRHIPGAWFAVRAQLRDALVAIPAAKRYVFTCGSSLLARFAADDARALLPASAEIRVLTGGTAAWIDAGLPLESGETHLASPRVDRYRRPYEGTDNAAAAMQAYLDWEYGLVDQLKRDGTHHFNVI; translated from the coding sequence GTGACGCACTCCGCCGATTCCACTTCCCGTTTTCCCGTCGCGTCGTACCAGGATGTGCGCGCGCGCCTGCTTGCCCGCGACGAGATCGCACTGATCGACGTACGCGAGGAAGACCCGTACGCGCAGGGCCACCCGCTGTGGGCCGCCAACTTTCCGCTGTCGAAACTCGAACTCGACGCGTGGACGCGGATTCCGCGCCGCGACACGCCGATCGTCGTATTCGGCGAAGCCGGCGGCGAGGATCTCGCGCCGCGCGCGGCCGAGAAGCTCGCGCAACTCGGCTACACCGACGTGCGGCTGCTCGACGGCGGCCTCGCGGGCTGGCTCGCGGCGGGCGGCGAACTGTTCATCGACGTGAACGTGCCGAGCAAGTCGTTCGGCGAATGGGTCGAGGCCGAGCGGCATACGCCGTCGCTGTCCGCGCAGGAGGTGCAGGCGCTGATCGACGCGCAGGCCGATGTCGTGATCGTCGACGCGCGCCGTTTCGACGAATACCAGACGATGAACATTCCGACCTCGACGAGCGTACCCGGCGCGGAACTCGTGCTGCGCGTGCGCGCGCTTGCGCCGAACCCGGCGACGCAGGTCGTCGTCAACTGCGCGGGACGCACGCGCAGCATCATCGGCACGCAGTCGCTCGTCAACGCGGGGCTGCCGAATCCGGTCGCGGCGCTGCGCAACGGCACGATCGGCTGGACGCTCGCGGGCCAGACGCTCGAGCGGGGTGCCGCGCGGCGCTTTCCGGACGACATCGACGCGACGCAGCGCGACGAAGCGCGCCGCGCTGCGCGCGCGGTGGCCGAACGTGCTGGCGTGCCGCGCATCGCGCTCGCCGACGTCGCCGCGCTCGACGAACCGGGCCGCACGCTGTACCGCTTCGACGTGCGCACGCCGGAGGAATACGAAGCCGGCCATCTGCCCGGTTTCCTGAGCACGCCGGGCGGCCAGCTCGTGCAGGAGACCGACCATCACGCAGCCGTGCGCGGCGCGCGGATCGTGCTCGCCGACGACGACGGCGTGCGTGCCGACATGACCGCGTCGTGGCTCGCGCAGATGGGCTGGGACGTGCGTGTCGTCGAGCCGGCCGGCGCGGCCGCTTTCGGCGAGCGCGGCCAGCCGCCGCGCGACGTGCCGGCGACGCCGGCCGTGACGGAGGTATCGCCCGCGACGCTCGCGGGCTGGCTGAAGGAGGCGGCGCCCGGCGAGCTGGCGATCGTCGACGTGACGGCCAGTGCGAACTACGTGAAGCGCCATATCCCGGGCGCGTGGTTCGCCGTGCGTGCGCAGCTGCGCGACGCGCTCGTGGCGATTCCGGCCGCGAAGCGTTATGTGTTCACGTGCGGGTCGAGCCTGCTCGCGCGGTTTGCGGCGGACGACGCGCGTGCGCTGCTGCCGGCTTCGGCCGAGATCCGGGTGCTCACCGGCGGCACGGCCGCGTGGATCGACGCCGGGCTGCCGCTGGAAAGCGGCGAGACGCATCTCGCTTCGCCGCGCGTCGACCGCTACCGGCGCCCGTACGAAGGCACCGACAACGCGGCGGCCGCGATGCAGGCGTATCTCGATTGGGAATACGGGCTGGTCGACCAGTTGAAGCGGGACGGCACGCACCACTTCAACGTGATCTGA